A stretch of DNA from Saccharospirillum mangrovi:
CCCAGGGACTCGATAGTGCGGCGCAATGGATAACGGCATCGACGCCGGCACAGGCATTCATTAACCCGGATTGATCGGCCAGATCGACGGCAAAAAATTCGGCGCCATGGGTGTTTGCCAGCGTTTGTCCGAGCGCGCGATTGCGGCCGGTAAAACGCACCGTGTGAGTGGCAGCGCTCTGGCGAATCAGCGCCTGGCCGAGCATGCCGGTGCCGCCAGTGATCAGCAGTTTCACAGCCGCACTACGCCCATGCCGAGTGCCAGACCCGCAGCGGAACCGAACAGCAACGCCGTGGTGCGGCCGGGTTCAATCGGCCGATGGCGGCGCAGATGGTCCAATGCCATTGGAATCGAGGCGGCGATTTGATTGCCGTAACGGGCGAAGCAATTGACGACCTTGGCCGGGTCCAGATTCAGCTGGCGGGTCAGGTTGGCAAGGCCGGCGTGGCTGGCCTGATGCGGCACGTAGTAGTCGATGTCGCTCAACTTGAGCCCACTCGGCGCCAGTCCACGCTCGATAAAATCGGGTGCGAGTTGAGCGACCAATCGATACAGCGCCTTACCCTGCATTTCAAAATAGCTGCCGGCAGTGGTCACTTCGGCACCGTGCCGGCTTGGGTGCAGACCGCTGCCGCCGGCGCGAATCTGGCAATAATCGTAGCCTTGGGTGTGGGTCTGAAAATGGCTGGTGATCAGGCCGCGGTTGTCGTCGCTGGCTTCGAGGATAAAAGCTGCGGCACCGTCGGCGAATAAGGTGGCGGCTTCGGTGTCGTGATCGTGCACGCCGACCTTGGCGACTTCGCTGGAGACGATTAAAACGCGGCGGTGGCGGCCTCGGGCGATCCACGCATCGGCCAGGTCCAGCGCGGCCAGAAACGACAGGCAGGTGGCGTTCACATCGAAACTGGCGAGCGGGGCGGGCGATTGCATGGCGTGCAGCAGACCGGCGGCGTTATAAGGCAAAGCCTGATGATTGGTGCCGCTGGCGCTCAGTAATAAGTCGATGTCGGCGAGTGTCAGGCCGGCTTCATTCAGCGCGGCCTGAGCCGCCTCGGCGCCCATAAAAAGCGCGCTTTCGTCGGCTTCGGCGTAGTGACGAACGTCCACGCCGTAACGCTGGCGACAATGGCCGGCGGGCAAACCCAGGCGAACGTCGAGCTGTTCGGCACTGAGCTGGGTGCGCGGCAGGTAGTGCGCGCTGGCACGAATCACAAAGGCCATAAGAACGTCCTTTTCAGCGGCACCTGCCGGCTCAATCGTTCAACAGCGGTGCCAGTTTCGCGCCGGTTAATTGCACCAGTGCGTCGGTTGCCAATTCCAAATCCAAACCGCGTTTGCCGCCGCTGACAAAGAGGGTTTCCAGCGTTTCAGCGCTGGCATCCAGCACCGTCGACAAACGTTTTTTCTGACCCAGCGGACTGATGCCGCCAACCACGTAGCCGGTGGTTTTTTCGGCGATGGCCGGGTCGGCCATTTGCGCCGATTTCTGGCCGTGTGCCTTGGCGGCGCGTTTCAGGTTGAGCGTGCCGGTGACCGGCAAAATGCACACGCCGAGCGCTTTGGCGTCGCCGTTAAAACTGACCACCAGGGTTTTGAATACCCGCGCCGGCTCGACACCGAGCGCTTTGGCGGCGGCCAGGCCGTAGCCTTCGTCGCTGGCTTCGACTTCGAAGCGATGCAGTTGATAGCCAACTTTGGCGGCGTCGAGTTGTTTGACGGCCGGCGTCACAGGCAGGTCTCGAACAGCTGGGCCATGTCTTTCAGGGTGTCGCCGGTGACGCGTTTGGTCAGCCAGTCGTCGAGCGCTTCGGCGCCGAGCTGACGGTAGAAATGGCGCGCCGGTTCGTTCCAGTCCAACACCTGCCATTCCAGACGGCCGCAGTTGCGCTCGACCGCGATTTGCGCCACCCGGGTAATCAACGCCTTGCCCAGACTCAGGCCGCGATGTTGCGGCTGCACATAGAGGTCTTCCAGATGGATGCCCGGCTGCGCCAGAAAGGTCGAGTAGTTGTGGAAGAACAGCGCCATGCCGACGGGCGTGCCGTTCAGCTCAGCGATGATGACCTCGGCGTAGGCCCGCTCGCCAAACAGGGTGGCGGCGAGGCTTGCTTCGGTGGCAACCACTTCGTGGCGCAGATGTTCGTAGTCCGCCAGTTCACAGATAAAACCCAGAATGGCCGGGACGTCGGCGGCGGTGGCGAAGCGCAAACGGGCGCCGGACGCCAGGGTGATCTCAGACATGATGATCTCGATGGTCAAAAACGGTCGAGCGAGTATCGAAAATACCGGCCTGACTGACAACTGCTTGGCGGAAAATGACAGCTGCGCCGCCAGCGCCCGGTCCTAGACTGCGCCTCCAGCCTGAAACCCACTGAGGCGTTATGAAATCATCTTCTTTATGGCTTGCACTGGCCGTGTTGCTGGCACCCTTGGCGCAGGCGTCTGAACTGGAATCGCTGTGGCACACGGTGCAAACCCAGAATCCGGGTTTGCAGGCGCAGGCTTCGGCCGTGGCGGCACGCGCCGCTGAAGCTCAATCCGAACGTTGGCGCTATGGCCCGACCGTTACGCTGAACAGCCGCTACACCCAGCTGAACGACGAGTTGTCGCTGACGGTGGATTTGTCGGCGCTGAATCCGTTGGCGCCGCCGATGCACGAAACCATTCAGCAGGATCAATACAGCACGGCGACGTTGGAAGCGAAGCTGCCGGTGTTTACCGGCGGTCGCATCAAAGCCGCTGTGGCTGCGGCCGATGCGCGGCTGGACGACCAGCAGGCGCAGGCCGATCAGCAACGTCAGGCGGTGTTGCTGCAATTGGTGGATCGCTATTACAGCGTGATTCTGGCGCGCGAGGCGGTCGATATTCGCCAGCGCCGGCTTGATACGCTGGATCGCCAGGTCTACAGCGCGCAGCGTCGCGAGCAGGAAGGTTTGATCGCAGCGGCGGACCGGCTGTCTGTCGAGGTCGAACGCGACGAAGCGCGCCGTGCGCTGAGCAATGCCCAGGCCGATCTGGAATTGGCCACTCTGGTTTATCGTCAGTTGGTCGGGACGGCTGTCCCCTTGCCGCAGCCCGGCCCACTGGCGCCTTTGTCCGCCGATCCCGACTTGGATCAACTGGCGGCGTCTTTGTTAACCGACAGCCCGGAAATGGACCGTCTCAATGCCCAGGCCGATTTGGCCGCCGCCGGGGCGCTGGCCAATCGCGCCAGCTGGTTGCCGACGGTGGCGGTGTTCGGTCGCTACGAACTGCTTCAGGACGATCTGACCGCGCTCGAACCGCAATGGGCCGCGGGCCTGGCGATGGAATGGGCGCTGCTCGATGGCGGCAACCGTTATCGCCAACGCCAGGCGGCGCTGGCGCGGGTGGACCAGGCGCAGCAACAGCGGCAGCAGAGTGAAACCGATCTGAACAGCCGCTTGCAGCAGGACGTGCGCGACTTGCGCCGCGCCGAAGCCAACATCAAAGCCTTGGCGTCTACCGAAGCGCTGGTCGCGGAAAAAGTGGCGTTGACGCAGCGCGGTTATGACCAGGGTCTGAGTACCGATCTGGATCGCATTGAAGCCGAAACGGCGCTGGCGGCGGTGCGTATGCAGCGCTTGCAGGCGGTGGTTGAACAACACCAGGCGTTGGCGCGGCTCTACATTCGCGCGGGTGACGCCAATGGATTTTTTGCCTTGCTGGATCGCAACGACGCCTGAGGCGGGTTGCGGCTTGTCATCAAAGTTATCGAAGTCATCGATGTCTTCACAGGAACCGTTATGAACAACTCAAACAAAGCCATGGTCGTCAGTCTGGCTTATCTGGCCGTGTTAGGCGGCTTTCTTGGCTACAGCTATCTGACTCAGGCGAGTGCGCCTGAGCCGGTTTTACAAGGCACCGTCGATGCGCAAACCATTCGCGTCAGCGGCAAGATTGCCGGTCGCGTTGCGAACGTGGCGGTACGTGAAGGCGACCGCATCGCTGCGGGCGATCTGGTGTTTGAACTGACCAGCCCGGAACTCGAAGCGCGCATTGATCAGGCGCAGGCCGCCGTCACCGCCAAGCAGGCGATGAGTGAACGCGCCGACCGTGGCGCACGGGATGAAGAATTGGCGCAGGCGCGCGATCAGTGGCAACGCGCCAAGGCCGCGGCTGATTTGGCGCAAACCACCGCCGAGCGGTTACGGAATTTGTTCGCCGACGGTCTGGTGTCGCAGCAGCGTCTGGACGAAGCCGAGACGCAGGCGGAGGCCGCCGGCTTTGCCGCTCGAGCCGCCGAGCAACAGTACATACAAGCGCAAAACGGCACCGACGACGAACTGCGTACCGCCGCCCGCAGCGAGGCCAATGCGGCCCAGGCGCAGTTGGCGGAAGTGCAGTCGTTGTTGTCGGAAACACGCATTACTGCGCCGGCGGCCGGTGAAGTCACCGAGGTGTTGATTCACAGCGGCGAAATCGCCCCGGCCGGTTTCCCGGTGGTCACGCTGACCGATCTGAACGACAGCTGGGTGCGTTTTCATGTGCGCGAAGATCGT
This window harbors:
- a CDS encoding 3-oxoacyl-ACP synthase III family protein — protein: MAFVIRASAHYLPRTQLSAEQLDVRLGLPAGHCRQRYGVDVRHYAEADESALFMGAEAAQAALNEAGLTLADIDLLLSASGTNHQALPYNAAGLLHAMQSPAPLASFDVNATCLSFLAALDLADAWIARGRHRRVLIVSSEVAKVGVHDHDTEAATLFADGAAAFILEASDDNRGLITSHFQTHTQGYDYCQIRAGGSGLHPSRHGAEVTTAGSYFEMQGKALYRLVAQLAPDFIERGLAPSGLKLSDIDYYVPHQASHAGLANLTRQLNLDPAKVVNCFARYGNQIAASIPMALDHLRRHRPIEPGRTTALLFGSAAGLALGMGVVRL
- the ybaK gene encoding Cys-tRNA(Pro) deacylase, producing MTPAVKQLDAAKVGYQLHRFEVEASDEGYGLAAAKALGVEPARVFKTLVVSFNGDAKALGVCILPVTGTLNLKRAAKAHGQKSAQMADPAIAEKTTGYVVGGISPLGQKKRLSTVLDASAETLETLFVSGGKRGLDLELATDALVQLTGAKLAPLLND
- a CDS encoding GNAT family N-acetyltransferase — translated: MSEITLASGARLRFATAADVPAILGFICELADYEHLRHEVVATEASLAATLFGERAYAEVIIAELNGTPVGMALFFHNYSTFLAQPGIHLEDLYVQPQHRGLSLGKALITRVAQIAVERNCGRLEWQVLDWNEPARHFYRQLGAEALDDWLTKRVTGDTLKDMAQLFETCL
- a CDS encoding TolC family protein — encoded protein: MKSSSLWLALAVLLAPLAQASELESLWHTVQTQNPGLQAQASAVAARAAEAQSERWRYGPTVTLNSRYTQLNDELSLTVDLSALNPLAPPMHETIQQDQYSTATLEAKLPVFTGGRIKAAVAAADARLDDQQAQADQQRQAVLLQLVDRYYSVILAREAVDIRQRRLDTLDRQVYSAQRREQEGLIAAADRLSVEVERDEARRALSNAQADLELATLVYRQLVGTAVPLPQPGPLAPLSADPDLDQLAASLLTDSPEMDRLNAQADLAAAGALANRASWLPTVAVFGRYELLQDDLTALEPQWAAGLAMEWALLDGGNRYRQRQAALARVDQAQQQRQQSETDLNSRLQQDVRDLRRAEANIKALASTEALVAEKVALTQRGYDQGLSTDLDRIEAETALAAVRMQRLQAVVEQHQALARLYIRAGDANGFFALLDRNDA
- a CDS encoding HlyD family secretion protein; this translates as MNNSNKAMVVSLAYLAVLGGFLGYSYLTQASAPEPVLQGTVDAQTIRVSGKIAGRVANVAVREGDRIAAGDLVFELTSPELEARIDQAQAAVTAKQAMSERADRGARDEELAQARDQWQRAKAAADLAQTTAERLRNLFADGLVSQQRLDEAETQAEAAGFAARAAEQQYIQAQNGTDDELRTAARSEANAAQAQLAEVQSLLSETRITAPAAGEVTEVLIHSGEIAPAGFPVVTLTDLNDSWVRFHVREDRLVDFASGAVIEGYLPALQRSVELRVSNVSPLGEYATWRATHTGEADLRTFEVQARPLEAIDDWRPGMTVLIGAVADHG